One segment of Coffea arabica cultivar ET-39 chromosome 7c, Coffea Arabica ET-39 HiFi, whole genome shotgun sequence DNA contains the following:
- the LOC140010525 gene encoding secreted RxLR effector protein 161-like — translation MDEERAYMAKIPYANAISNLMYAMVCMRPDILPAVSVDESLGQYAVGYCDSDYASDLDKRRSTTDYLFTFATASVNWKSTL, via the exons ATGGATGAAGAGCGAGCATATATGGCGAAAATCCCATATGCTAATGCAATTAGTAACTTGATGTATGCAATGGTGTGTATGAGACCCGACATTTTACCGGCAGTTAGTGTG GATGAATCACTTGGTCAATATGCAGTTGGATATTGTGACTCTGACTATGCAAGTGATTTGGATAAGCGACGTTCTACAACTGACTACTTGTTCACGTTTGCCACGGCGTCAGTTAACTGGAAATCTACTTTGTAG